GCGAAATCCAGATTATAAAAGTTGCAAAATGTACATAAATATGGTATAATATTCATAACTTTGGGGCCGCACAAGACTGGGATATAAAGGGAGGAGACAAGATGTCAACAAAAAGACCTTGGCAAAAAGCCAGCTACCTGATAGTCACTACACTGCTTGTGCTGGCTTGTTTACAAGTAGTTCAGCCGACTGTATCTGGTGCCCAGGACACTTTGCCATGGCGAGGTGAGTATTTCAATAACATCAGTCTCACCGGAGAGCCAACTCGGATACGCTATGACAGAGCGATTGATTTCAACTGGGGCCACAATAAACCAGACGATGGCCTTCCGGTCGACTATTTTTCTGTGCGCTGGACCGCTTCCATCTATTTCGAAGGAGGCACGTATTCATTCAAGACCTACACTGATGACGGGGTACGCCTATGGCTTGATGGGCAATTGCTCATTGACCAATGGCGTAACCAGCCAGCAACTCTCAACCAACGAGAGGTTGATGTCAGCCCTGGCTATCACAACATACGCATGGAATACTATGAGCACATCGGCAATGCCGTGGCCATGCTTTGGTGGGATCGCTTGACTGTATCAACCACGACCATGCGTTGGCGTGCGGAGTATTTCAACAACCCCTGGCTCGTTGGTGCACCAGTGCTGGTTCGCGAAGAGACTGATATCCGATACGACTGGGGCTCAAATTCCCCTGCGCCTGGCATTGTAGCCGACGGTTTCTCAGTGCGTTGGACGGGTATCGTGGGCTTTGACAACACCGATACTTACACCTTCACAGTTACTGTGGATGATGGTGTACGCGTATGGATTGATGGCGGCCTGCTGATTGATGCATGGCGTGATCAATCCGTCACCACGATATCTGTGGCTCGTTATGTCACTAAGGGAACGCATCCCATAACTGTCGAGTACTACGAGGGCTCAGGAAATGCATGCATCACCTTTACCTGGCAAAGAGGAGTAACCGGCCCACCAACTCCTAGCCCTACAACTACGGCTGGGCCAACTACTCCAGCAGGGGAGATCATCGTAGATGACAAGAGTAGCGGCTTTCAGAAAGGCGGCCCAAATGAGAGCTGGTATGAGAGGTCAATAGGCTACAACGGTCATATCTATTGGACGTACAACAGCGATGCCCAGGTTTACAACTATGCCAGGTGGACCCCGCAGCTACCCGGCGCAGGAAACTATCAGGTTTACGTATTCATTCCCAGGGAACGTGCTGATACCAAGAGCGCTCGCTATCGCATCTATCACAATGGCCAACAGCATACTGCCACGGTTAATCAATCTATCTACTTCGACAAATGGGTCTCCTTGGGGACTTACTACTTTGCTGCTAGTGGCAACGAATACGTGTACTTGGATGATGTCACAGGCGAGCCTTACGCCTCGCGGAAGATCGGTTTTGACGCGGTCAAATTCGTCATGGTAGGCGCGGTCTCACCGACATCAACTCCTGCAGCGCCGACACCTACGCCATGGGTGCTCACTGCTACTCCCCCACCCACAGCGACACCAATCGTAGTGACGCCTACCGCAACACCAATTGTGCCCACTCCTACGCCGACACCAGCATTGCCTTCGTGCCCCATCACGCCTATTCTTGGCTTTGGCCGTATCTGGTCCACATACGCAACGGTGCGCAACCGACTTGGGTGTCCAGTTGAAATTGAAAAGAACACCTGGAGTGCGGAAGAAACCTTTATCGGCGGCTACATGTTCTGGCGTGGCGACTTGAGGCTTATCTATGCCCTATACAATGATGGCACATGGCAAAGCTTCATTGACACCTGGACTGAGGGACAACTAGAATGGGATCCTGGTATTGTACCACCATCTGGTTACTTCCAACCCAAGCGCGGCTTTGGCAAAGTCTGGCGCGAACAACTGGTGCAACCCGGGGTCCTCGTCAGGGACAAGCTCAGTTGGGCCACGACAGAGGAACGTGGCTTGAATGCTTCCTGGCAAGCTTATGCTGGTGGCTTGATGCTGTGGAGCGACACGCTAGGATTCTTTGTCCTTTATTATGACAACAACACCTGGAGCCGCTATTACTAAAAAGTGAACGCAAAATCCAAGTTGCGTGGTTAGTAAAAGGCTTTGCAAGAGAGGAGCTGATTATTCCGTCATGCCCCTCTCTTTTCACTCTAACGGGGGAATAAGTGCTTCAGGGTTGCCATGAAATACCTACTCTGGCAAGCGCCGTGTTCTGTATCTGCCACATCTCTTCTTTGTCGCTGGCCTGCTCATGGTCATAACCCAAAAGATGTAACGTTCCATGTATGACCAGGAGCAAGAGCTCCTCTTCGACAGGATGACCATAGGCAGTTGCTTGCTCAACAGCACGGGGATAGGAAATGAGGATGTCACCAAAGTAGACAGGAACCGTAGGAGGCAGAATCAAGTCCTTAGCCTCGCCCATATGGCTGAAAGCGAGCGCATCCGTCGTAGCATCCACACCACGATAAATACGATTTAGTTCTCTCACCTGTTCATCATTGGTGATTACTACCGTCAACTCGCCTTGACGCTGTTGGCCGGCGCTTTCGAATGCGGCGTGGACAGCCTGCCGTAAACGGGCAGAGCTTACCCTCCGGGCATATTCAGGAGCAATGCGCAGATCAATCTTCAGAGTCCGAACAGAGGCTTTCTTCACATGGTTCCCGCTTCTGCTTGAGCTACGCTGTCTTTCTCCGGATACTGAATCCGCGGATGGAAAACGCCCTGCAGAACCTCGATGAATGCACTGCGGATTCTATCGAGATCCTGCAGAGTCAATTCGCACTCGTCTAACTCCCCACTTACAAGCCTGTCATTGGCAATTTTGCGTACAATGCGTTCTATCTCACCAGGGGAACTTGGTGCAGAGGCACGAACAGCTGCTTCCACACTATCTGCCAGCATCACAATGGCTGCTTCTTTGCTGCGCGGTCGCGGGCCAGGATAGCGGAATCGGGCTTCATCAATACCTTCCTCGCCTTCTTGACGTGCCTGTTGATAGAAGTAACCAAAGCCAACACTGGTTGTGCCGTGATGCTGCGCGATGATATCTACCACCTCCTGGGGAAAATGGTGTTTCTGCGCCAGTTCTACGCTATCCTTCACATGATTAATGATGATCTGAGCACTGGTCTTTGCATCGAGTTGCTGATGATAGTTCTCGCCGCTGACTTGGTTTTCGATGAAGAAATAAGGTCGCAACACTTTGCCCACATCATGGTGTAGAGCTGCCGCACGAACTAGCAACGGGTCTGCACCCACCAACTCCGCAGCACGTTCCCCCAAATTCCCTACGATTAGGCTGTGATGATAGGTACCGGGGGCTTCCAGCAATAAACGTCGTGCCAATGGATGAGTTGGGCGCACCAATTCGAGCAATTGCAATGGTGTGGTGATGCCAAATATCGCACCGAGCCAAAAGAAAGTCGTGAATGTGAGACTGGCAGAAAGGACGCCATTGGCGAAACTGGCTCCACTTAACTGCAGCAGTGCAACCAAGTCATAGCTCTGTCCAAACAGCCGAAAGGACACCGCTACGACAGCATTGACTATGGCAATAACGATAGCGGCCCAGGCAAAAGTACTCAGGTGCTCCAGATGCGCTACAATCAATGCAGCAAACACACTGCCTAACAAGACATACGCCGTAAGATCCAGAGAGCCACCGCTAATGAACCCCACAAAAAGACTCAGTACGATCGTAACCATAATAGCAAGTTGAGTATCTAGGAGTACTGCTACAAGCATGGCAACTGCTGCCATAGGGAAGAAATAGGGCAGCAAGACATGACCAGGTATGGCCAACTTAGCTGCCACCCCGGTCAGTACAATGAGCAAACCCAACAACAGCAAGCGCTTCCGATCGTGCAGGAGCCAGCGATATGCCTGCCACAAGTAAATGCATAGTGCAGCGGTGATTACCAGCACGAAAAGCATCTTGCTCACCAAGCCATGCCATTCCGGTTCCGTGGGTTGCAAGCCTAGTGCTGCCAATTGCTCAAGGTGCAATGGGGTGACAATGTCGCCCACGCGAAGCACCGCCTGCCCTCTCTCAATCACACATTGCACTGGTTGGACTGCCTCGCGCGCTTGACGACGTGCTCTTGCCGTCTGCTCTTCATCTAGAAAAGCATTGGGTTTTAGCAAAGATTGAATGATGCCGACGACTATCTCAACTTCTGGTGGAGAAAGGGCATAACTAACAAGTTGTGGAACTCTCGCCCGCGTCTCATCCAGTCGGTCCTCACGCACCCCCTCGCGCATCAGCCGGTCGAGTAGAGAAATAACCTCAGCAGATACACTTTCCCACTCTGAATCATCTAGGGAGAGCACATTGCTAATCATTGTAGCGGGCAGGGCAAGGTCTGGTATTTTGCTAATCCATCTTGCCTTGTCTTCAGAGGAAGCGCGTGCATCCTGGCGGACGGATGCAATGTAGGAGATAATCTGATGGACTCGATTAACTTGTTGACGGGCAATGGCAGCATCCACCATGTACACTGGTTCTACAGCAGCTTCAGCACGCTCTTGTTCCACTTCTGTCAGCAAGCGGCTGTTGTACACCACGCGATGGGGTGCGAGTATATCATACCGGCTTACTATCCCAGGCGTCAGCAAGTTCCTTCCAGAGAAGGATGGCAATGTTAGGAGAAGACCTAGTCCTGTGATCAGAAAAAGAGCAAAGAGAAGCAGGTGCACCCCAACTGCATGTAATTCCTTACTTATTGAAGCAAGCGGAGCCTTTTTCTGGGCCCCGCTTGGTTGTGTATGTATCATTTGTCACTATCCATGCATTCAGGACGAATCAGCGTTGCTCTGGCCTTGCACAACTGAGCAATTCCCTTACTATTTGGTTTACCTCGCTGCCATTGGCTTTACCACGCAAGCGAGGCATCAGGATGCGCATTACCCGCCCCAAATCTTCTGGCTTGTTGGCTTGTACCTCTATAATGGCCTGCTGCGCGGCAAACACAATTTCTTCCCGACTCATCTGTGGCGGTAGGTAGCTGAGCAGCACTTCTAACTGGGCTTTCTCCTCTGCAACCAGATCTTCCCGCTTGGCCTTCTCGAATTCCAATAACGATTCCCGATGCTGCTTGATCTCCCTGCTAATTACCTCCAGGACCTCTTCGTCACTCAGTTCATGCTGTCTGGCAATCTCTTCATTAAGGATAGCAGCACGCACCAGCCGAATAGCTGACTTGCGCTGTTCGGCATGGTCTCTAACTGCCTGCAGTAAATCTTGTTGTAGCCGTCCTTTCAAAGTCATATGTGACCGCGCCCTAATAAAAATCTATGAAACTAGTATTGACTGTCCCGGATATTGCACTCTTATTTAGTCAAATTGGTGCTTGAACGTCTGCTTTCGACTCTTCCGGCGCTTGGCAGCCTTTTTTTTCTTGCGCAAGACGCTAGGCTTCTCGTAGAATCGCCGGCGACGCACCTCGGAAAGCACGCGATCCTGTTGCACTTTTTTGTTGAACCGCCTCAGCGCGCTCTCAAAGGTCTCGTCCTTTTCAACGATAATCTGCGTCACATACTTCCCTCCCCTCTTGCCAGTCAATAGCTTCCAAAACCTGGAACTACCAACTGTTCATTACAGAACTCGATTATAGTGGTGAACGACAAAATGTCAAATCTTCATGGCACAGTCCCCTTACTTGGCGATTCTAAAGGAAAATGCTAAAATAGCAATTGAATATGGGTATGAGTTGTGACTATATAGACTAGATCACACGCCGAATCCCCCTTGGCAAATGCCAGCACGGTATTTGCGACGCATGTTTGGGGCAAATAGCCAGGAAGCTTCTATCTGCACACGGTTCTCGATGCTCCCAGCATTAGATTCAACAAGGCTTTCAGCGAGGGAAGGCGTGCGCACCTCGCTCTGAGAGGTATAGAAAAACGGAAATATATTGTTAAGAGAAATGACCGTTGGAGTTTGCACGATCTATCTTAGTATTCCCGCGAACCATTCCCTGAAGGGCAAGCGACAGGTGCTCAAATCACTTATAGCCCATGTGCGTAAGGACTTTAATGTATCCATCGCTGAGGTGGCCCAGCAGGATGCTTGGCAGGCTGCAACCTTGGGAATAGCGTGCATTGCTTCTGATCCCGCTTATGCTCATGGTTTGCTCACCAGAGTGGTAGAAGCTATATCCGCCTACCGCCTGGATGCCGATGTTCTTGACTTCGAAATAGAGATTTACTAAGTGTTCACCTGGCTACAACGCAACAAACTACTCTGGATCATTGGCTTACTAGGCCTTGGGTTTTTGGTCATCAGCTACTGGGCGTTAGCTTTTGGTCATGGCTTGGGCTTCTATTTTTCGCCCACTGCAACGCCTGTGCCAACACCATTGCTCTCACCCACAACAACGCTCACACGGACTGCACCCCCAACTGCGACCTCTACCTTGACATCCACACCGGTTTCTACTCCGACGCCAACCCACTCGCCGACCGCATCGCCCACTGCAACGGCCACGGCAACTTCCACACGCGAGGGTTCGCGCATTCTCCCCGTGCCGCTTATCCTGCAAGAATTGCCTCTCTCTTGTGAAATCGCAGGGATGCGCATGGTCCTTTCCGCTCTGTTCGACGCTGTCCCCAGCGAAAAAGAACTACTTGCCTGCATGCCCAGAAACTCCAATCCATACCTCGGTTTTCGCGGGGACCCCTCCGGTAGGAACCGTTACGCAGACGGTAGCATCAACTGGGAGAACTATGGAGCTTATGCACCCGCCGTAGCTGAAACATTGAACCGCTGTGTCTTAGAGCCGGCCGGTGGCGAGTTCGTGGCTTTGGCAGTCAAGGGCACTAGTTACCAAGAGGTGGCTGAGGCAGTGCTCGATGGCTACCCTGTAATCGTTTGGGTGACAAAACGGCAGGAAATAGAAGAAACCACCATTGATACCCCTGAAGGTCAGGTAAGGCTTATCTTTGGCGAGCACGTCTGGGTGGTGATTGGCTACCATGGAGATAGGACTTTTGAAGTGCATGATCCATACCCACAGAAAAATGGCACGCAGACTTTTCGTGTGCACTCCTTCCCCAATTGGGACCTATTCGACCGCATGGCGGTCTTCGTTAGGCCACGCACCTCCTAGACCAACCCAGGCACCCAATACATCTTTCTCAGCCACTGCAAACGTTGGTT
The Chloroflexota bacterium DNA segment above includes these coding regions:
- the ybeY gene encoding rRNA maturation RNase YbeY; protein product: MKKASVRTLKIDLRIAPEYARRVSSARLRQAVHAAFESAGQQRQGELTVVITNDEQVRELNRIYRGVDATTDALAFSHMGEAKDLILPPTVPVYFGDILISYPRAVEQATAYGHPVEEELLLLVIHGTLHLLGYDHEQASDKEEMWQIQNTALARVGISWQP
- a CDS encoding HDIG domain-containing protein is translated as MLTPGIVSRYDILAPHRVVYNSRLLTEVEQERAEAAVEPVYMVDAAIARQQVNRVHQIISYIASVRQDARASSEDKARWISKIPDLALPATMISNVLSLDDSEWESVSAEVISLLDRLMREGVREDRLDETRARVPQLVSYALSPPEVEIVVGIIQSLLKPNAFLDEEQTARARRQAREAVQPVQCVIERGQAVLRVGDIVTPLHLEQLAALGLQPTEPEWHGLVSKMLFVLVITAALCIYLWQAYRWLLHDRKRLLLLGLLIVLTGVAAKLAIPGHVLLPYFFPMAAVAMLVAVLLDTQLAIMVTIVLSLFVGFISGGSLDLTAYVLLGSVFAALIVAHLEHLSTFAWAAIVIAIVNAVVAVSFRLFGQSYDLVALLQLSGASFANGVLSASLTFTTFFWLGAIFGITTPLQLLELVRPTHPLARRLLLEAPGTYHHSLIVGNLGERAAELVGADPLLVRAAALHHDVGKVLRPYFFIENQVSGENYHQQLDAKTSAQIIINHVKDSVELAQKHHFPQEVVDIIAQHHGTTSVGFGYFYQQARQEGEEGIDEARFRYPGPRPRSKEAAIVMLADSVEAAVRASAPSSPGEIERIVRKIANDRLVSGELDECELTLQDLDRIRSAFIEVLQGVFHPRIQYPEKDSVAQAEAGTM
- a CDS encoding GatB/YqeY domain-containing protein; this encodes MTLKGRLQQDLLQAVRDHAEQRKSAIRLVRAAILNEEIARQHELSDEEVLEVISREIKQHRESLLEFEKAKREDLVAEEKAQLEVLLSYLPPQMSREEIVFAAQQAIIEVQANKPEDLGRVMRILMPRLRGKANGSEVNQIVRELLSCARPEQR
- a CDS encoding 30S ribosomal protein S21; translation: MTQIIVEKDETFESALRRFNKKVQQDRVLSEVRRRRFYEKPSVLRKKKKAAKRRKSRKQTFKHQFD
- a CDS encoding DUF503 domain-containing protein translates to MTVGVCTIYLSIPANHSLKGKRQVLKSLIAHVRKDFNVSIAEVAQQDAWQAATLGIACIASDPAYAHGLLTRVVEAISAYRLDADVLDFEIEIY
- a CDS encoding C39 family peptidase, coding for MFTWLQRNKLLWIIGLLGLGFLVISYWALAFGHGLGFYFSPTATPVPTPLLSPTTTLTRTAPPTATSTLTSTPVSTPTPTHSPTASPTATATATSTREGSRILPVPLILQELPLSCEIAGMRMVLSALFDAVPSEKELLACMPRNSNPYLGFRGDPSGRNRYADGSINWENYGAYAPAVAETLNRCVLEPAGGEFVALAVKGTSYQEVAEAVLDGYPVIVWVTKRQEIEETTIDTPEGQVRLIFGEHVWVVIGYHGDRTFEVHDPYPQKNGTQTFRVHSFPNWDLFDRMAVFVRPRTS